The Virgibacillus sp. SK37 region ACCACTTTTTTATTCATCCGTTCGCCAAGTTTAATTAGTTTATTTATTATGTCCAAAATTTGCGCTTCATTTTGGACTAAATCCTTTTCAATTAAATGGCTATAGTTTGCAGGAGGTTGAACTTCAATGTAATCATAAAACTCAGCAACCTTCTCCGCTTCCTCCGCAGATTTCTGCATCATTGTTTCAAAGACTTCTCCTTTATCACAACCTGAACCAACCAATATGCCTTCTCGTAATTTTAATAGTAGCGATCTTGGAATCCGAGGTACACGATAAAAGTAGTCAATGTGTGCATGTGAAACGAGCTTGTATAAATTCTTTAATCCCTCTTGTGTTTTCGCAAGCAATGTACAGTGAAAAGGTCTTGAACGCTGATAGGCATTTCCTTCTCCCATATGGTTATTCAATTGTTTATGATTTAGAATTTCTTTTTCTACTAACCGTTGTACTAATTTCCAAAACAAATAACCTGTTGCTTCTGCATCATAAATAGCTCTATGGTGTTGTGTTAACTCAATATCCAAATGCTTACACAGCGTATTAAGTCGATGGTTTTTTAATTCAGGGAATAAAAACCTGGCTAATTCCAATGTATCAATTACAGCATTATCCGCTTTTGGAAAGTTTATTTTTTCAAAGCCTTGGTTAAGAAAACCCATATCAAAGCTAGCATTATGAGCTACTAGTATGCAGTCTCCCATCCATTCCCGAAAGTCCTTTAAAACCTCACTAACTTCCGGGGCATTCATTACCATCTCGTCTGTAATTCCGGTAAGGTCTGTTGTTGTTTGAGATAAAGGATGGTGCGGATTTGCAAATGACTCAAAACGATCAACAATTTCTCCCTGATGAATTTTCACACCGGCAAGTTCGATGATCGTATCATATACTGCTGAAAGACCGGTAGTTTCAACGTCAAATACGACATATGTTGCATTACCCAAGTCAATATCCATCTCGTTATATGCTATTGGTACACCATCATCAACCAGATTTACCTCTACACCATATAATACTTTAATATTATTTTTTTTGCCGGCTGCATGTGCATCAGGAAAACCTTGAACGCCAGCATGATCAGTAATTGCGATGGCTTTATGGCCCCATTTTGCCGCCTGAGTAACAAGAGTTTCAGGGGAGACCACAGCATCCATTTGGCTCATCGTCGTATGAGCATGCAATTCAACACGCTTTTCATCTTTAGGAGCAGTGTCCTTTCTATCTTCCACTTTTACTTCATGGATATCATTTGCCATCATAGCTAACTCATTTGTATACATATCTGTTTGGATGCTTCCACGTGCTTTTATCCACATTCCCTTTTTAACTGTTTCAAATTTTTCTGCATCCTCATCACCTTTAGAGAACATCTTTATTTGCAGGGAATCAGTGTAATCCGTTGCTTTGATTATTAATAGACTTCGACCAGAACGTAACTTACGAATTTCTGCTGAGAAAATATATCCTTGGACAGTTACTCGACGTTCTTCATCTTGAATATCTTCCATTTGAATAGCTTCGTCTTGTATTTTATACCCAAGCATTAATGGTTTGTTCTCATGATTAGGTTTTGCTTGTTCTCGTTTTTCTTTTTCCTGAACAGTCTTTTGGATTAACTGCTGATCTTCCAAGGCTTTTTGCTCTTTAAATGCCTGAATATCTGCTTCTTCTGTCTTGATTATTGTTTCAATAGAGTAAAAGGAAAGACCGACTTTTTGGCAGTACTTTTTAAAGCTGTCTTCCAAACGTTTCTTTAATGCAGTTCCTTCTGCTTCATTCCTGGCCGTCAGCAATAGTTTATTATTTTGAATAACAGGGGTTTGATTGTAGACCAAATCTTTATACGCTGGGGATAAATTATTAATAGAATGAATAAAACGTTGCCAGTACCCACAAACTGTTTCGTTGACACAGGTACTGTTGCCAGTTTGGATGGTTAGTTCCACTGACGCTACCTGTTGAAACGATTCTTTTAACGCATTTAAGAAAAGTTCATGTATCTCCAATGGCAAAACATTTTCTATATAAATATGGAAATGCCATATTTTTGTCTTTTTATATACCTCTAATTTTTCTAGGTAACTTCCATCGAAATAATTTTGGATATGTTCTGAAGGTATTTGTAATTGCTTTAACAATAAATTCATTTTTTCACTCTTAGATAGATCCATTTGTAGTCCTCCTCATACCCTCTATAAACGTTTTATGGAGAATCTCTGTTGTCAGTTGCAACAAAGATTCTCCTGTTAATTTAATTAATATAAAACTAGTCGTTAACTATTATTTATAAAAATAATCTCTGGATATCATTCCATGTGACGATGATCATTAATAGCATGAGAAATGCAAACCCAACAAAGTGGAATATTCCTTCTTTTTCCGGTGAAATCGGTTTGCCACGAACTGCTTCTATCCCAACAAATAGTAAACGTCCTCCGTCGAGAGCTGGTAATGGGACCAGATTTACAATCCCAAGGTTTATGCTCAGCATCGCGGTCCACATAAGGAAATTGGTGAAACCTGTCTGGACAACCTGGTCTGTAACATCATAAATCCCAACAGGACCCGATAGCATTTCTATAGATAGTTGGCCACTGATCAGCATAAATAAATTAGTTAAAATCAATTTAGTGGTATCATATGTCTGTTCAAAACCATATTTTATAGTACCGATAAAGGATTTTTCAAATGCTTGGTATACACCTATTTGTCCAATAGACTGTTCCTGACCTTCTAATTTAACTTCGTCAGGCACGACCGTTACTGGAATCTGTTCCCCGTCGCGTTTAACAATCATATCAAGTTCTTGACCTGGATTTTCCCGCACGATGGAAGTGAACTCTTCCCAAGTAGAAATAGAATTATTTTCTATCTTAATAATTTCATCATTATCTTGCAGTCCTGCTTCTGCAGCTGGGCTATCAGGCTGAATTTTATTTACTCTAGCTTCATCTACTGGAGCGCCCTGAATAATTCCTAAGATAAAGAATATAAAAAGCGCAAGAATAAAGTTCATCATCGGCCCTGCAAAAAGCTGCATTGCTCTCTTGCCGACACTTTTTGATGCAAATTGTCGATCAAACGGCGCTATTTGAGTTGCTTTTTCATCCATGATAAACATTGCCTTTGGATCCACATCAAAGCTTAGCTTTTGGTCATCTTCATCAATTTCATATCCATCAATGCGGAGTGCATGATCCAGATCTGCATGCTCTACTTCGATAACTTGAGCATTTGGATGTTTAGACTTATTATTCACAATTATTTTGTTTACTTTTCCTTCTTGATTGAATTCCAGTCCAATATGGTGCCCTGGTTTTAACTCAACAATTTCCGGGTCTTCTCCTGCTACTCTAACGTACCCA contains the following coding sequences:
- a CDS encoding PolC-type DNA polymerase III; this encodes MDLSKSEKMNLLLKQLQIPSEHIQNYFDGSYLEKLEVYKKTKIWHFHIYIENVLPLEIHELFLNALKESFQQVASVELTIQTGNSTCVNETVCGYWQRFIHSINNLSPAYKDLVYNQTPVIQNNKLLLTARNEAEGTALKKRLEDSFKKYCQKVGLSFYSIETIIKTEEADIQAFKEQKALEDQQLIQKTVQEKEKREQAKPNHENKPLMLGYKIQDEAIQMEDIQDEERRVTVQGYIFSAEIRKLRSGRSLLIIKATDYTDSLQIKMFSKGDEDAEKFETVKKGMWIKARGSIQTDMYTNELAMMANDIHEVKVEDRKDTAPKDEKRVELHAHTTMSQMDAVVSPETLVTQAAKWGHKAIAITDHAGVQGFPDAHAAGKKNNIKVLYGVEVNLVDDGVPIAYNEMDIDLGNATYVVFDVETTGLSAVYDTIIELAGVKIHQGEIVDRFESFANPHHPLSQTTTDLTGITDEMVMNAPEVSEVLKDFREWMGDCILVAHNASFDMGFLNQGFEKINFPKADNAVIDTLELARFLFPELKNHRLNTLCKHLDIELTQHHRAIYDAEATGYLFWKLVQRLVEKEILNHKQLNNHMGEGNAYQRSRPFHCTLLAKTQEGLKNLYKLVSHAHIDYFYRVPRIPRSLLLKLREGILVGSGCDKGEVFETMMQKSAEEAEKVAEFYDYIEVQPPANYSHLIEKDLVQNEAQILDIINKLIKLGERMNKKVVATGNVHYIDNHDKLYRQILISSQAGNPLNRQTLPDTPFRTTNEMLEAFQFLGNDKAKEIIIDNTNELAEEIEEISPVKDGLYTPTIQGADQDIRDLCYSRAKKIYGEPVPQLVVDRLEKELESIIGHGFAVIYLISHKLVKKSLDDGYLVGSRGSVGSSFVATMTEITEVNPLPPHYVCLECHHHEFITDGSVGSGFDLSDKVCPECNKPLTKDGQDIPFETFLGFKGDKVPDIDLNFSGTYQPRAHNYTKELFGEDNVYRAGTIGTIAEKTAYGYVKGYASDKQLVYKNAEVDRLVQGCTGVKRTTGQHPGGIIVVPDDKEIFDFTPIQFPADDKKSEWKTTHFDFHSIHDNLLKLDILGHDDPTVIRMLQDLSGIDPKTIPTDDEEVMKIFSGTESLGVTPEQINCKTGTLGVPEFGTKFVRQMLEDTKPNTFAELVIISGLSHGTDVWLGNAQELINDGICQLPDVIGCRDDIMVYLMHKGLEASLAFKIMEFVRKGKGLQDEWITEMKKHGVPDWYIESCKKIKYMFPKAHAAAYVLMAVRIAYFKVHHPIYFYAAYFTVRADDFELDTMIKGSSAIRKRMEEIYAKGNDASPKEKNLLTVLEISLEMCERGYGFNKVDLYKSSATEFIVEEDRLLPPFNAVDGLGTNAALSIVKAREEGEFLSKEDLRERSRISKTVLEYLDNHGCLEGMAEKNQLSLF
- the rseP gene encoding RIP metalloprotease RseP, whose protein sequence is MNTVIAFIFMFGLLVFIHEWGHLIFAKRAGMLAREFAIGFGPKIFAFTRNETVYTIRLLPIGGYVRVAGEDPEIVELKPGHHIGLEFNQEGKVNKIIVNNKSKHPNAQVIEVEHADLDHALRIDGYEIDEDDQKLSFDVDPKAMFIMDEKATQIAPFDRQFASKSVGKRAMQLFAGPMMNFILALFIFFILGIIQGAPVDEARVNKIQPDSPAAEAGLQDNDEIIKIENNSISTWEEFTSIVRENPGQELDMIVKRDGEQIPVTVVPDEVKLEGQEQSIGQIGVYQAFEKSFIGTIKYGFEQTYDTTKLILTNLFMLISGQLSIEMLSGPVGIYDVTDQVVQTGFTNFLMWTAMLSINLGIVNLVPLPALDGGRLLFVGIEAVRGKPISPEKEGIFHFVGFAFLMLLMIIVTWNDIQRLFL